CGCGGGTCTTTGCGAGCAGCGCCTCGGCTTCGCGTCGCGCCGCGCCGCGCACGCTCTCCGCCTGGGCCCGCAACGAGGCCGCCTCAGCCTGGTAACGATCGTAGTCGTTGGTCAGGCTGTTGATATACTCCCGGCGCTCGCGAATCGCTTTACCGACGGGACGCAAAAAGATCACGTTCAAAATCGCGAAGAAAATCGCGAAATTGATCAGTTGGACGATGAGCGTCTTATCGAGCGAAAGGAACATGAGAGTGCGGCGTGCCTCTTATTTGACCAGCGCCGTGATGATCTGCGGAACCTTGGCGACGACCAGCAAGATATAGAACGCCAATGCGATCGCGATGAACGGCACGGCTTCCAACACGCCGACGCCGAGGAACATGAACGTGAAGATGTTCGAGCGGGCCTCGGGTTGACGCGCGATGGCTTCGACCGCCTTGGAGGCGACGTTGCCGTCGCCGACGGCGGAGCCGAACGCGACGCCCGAGATGATGATACCGAAGGCGAGGAGGGCGGCCGCTGCGATTAACGCTTCAGGATTCAAGGACGTACCTTTCTAAAGGGCTAGTGTTCTTCGGCGATCGCGAGGGAGAGATAGACGATCGCCAACAGGGTGAAAACAAACGCTTGGATCGTTCCGACGAAGAAGTTGAAGAACTGGATAAAGAACGGCACGATCGAGACCGCGATCGAGAGATCGAAGAAGCCGATGCGAATCTTCGCTTCGATGATCGAGGCCACGATGATGAAGAGCAGTTCGCCGACGAAGATGTTGAAGAACAGCCGAGCCGCAAGCGTGATCGGCCGCAGAATTTCGTCGATGATATTGAGCGGCAGCAGCACCGGGAACGGCTGCAGCAAATGCTTGAGATAGCCGACGCCCTTCTTGCGAAACGCGACGATCTGAATCATGAAGAAGACGACCAGCGCGTAGGGCACGACCGTATTCAGATCGGCCGTCGGCGAGCCGCCAAACGGCAATCCGAACGCCTTAAAGGGCACGATGCCGAACTGGTTGAGCAGAAAAATAAAGATGAAGAGCGCGATAAAGAACGGGACGAACGGCTCGCCGCGCTCGCCGAGCACGCCGGTCGTAAGATCCGCAATGTAATTGATGACGCCTTCGAAGATCGCCTGACGCTTGTTGATCTTGGCCGAGCGGTAGCTCGCGCCGATCCATGCGAAAAAGACGAGCGAAACGAGCATGACGAGCCACGTCGTCATGATCGTATCGGCATGCACCGATCCGAGGATCGGCCACTGCCACGTAAAATGTTCGCCTATCTTCTCGTGCATTTTTCCCTATACGGGCTATTTTCGCGCGTACGTGAGGCCGACGGCCAGACCGTAGAGCGCGAGTGGAATAAAAAACCCGGCGAAGTAGAGCCCCAGGCTCCATAACGAGCCGCTCCGAAGCGTCAACAACACCGGAACTATACCGAAGAGCCCGATGCGCAGCAAACTACTTATGACGTGCATTCCCACGAGCCGGCGCTCGACCAGTCGCTCGTTGCCGTACATCACCAGCAGCGCGTTGGCGATGCCGCAGACCCCTCCGGCCGCAAGGGCGAGGGCGAGGCTGGGGGACCGGTACGCGAGGAGCGGGGCGACGAGGACGACGACGAGCAGCG
The sequence above is a segment of the Candidatus Baltobacteraceae bacterium genome. Coding sequences within it:
- the atpB gene encoding F0F1 ATP synthase subunit A encodes the protein MHEKIGEHFTWQWPILGSVHADTIMTTWLVMLVSLVFFAWIGASYRSAKINKRQAIFEGVINYIADLTTGVLGERGEPFVPFFIALFIFIFLLNQFGIVPFKAFGLPFGGSPTADLNTVVPYALVVFFMIQIVAFRKKGVGYLKHLLQPFPVLLPLNIIDEILRPITLAARLFFNIFVGELLFIIVASIIEAKIRIGFFDLSIAVSIVPFFIQFFNFFVGTIQAFVFTLLAIVYLSLAIAEEH
- the atpE gene encoding ATP synthase F0 subunit C, encoding MNPEALIAAAALLAFGIIISGVAFGSAVGDGNVASKAVEAIARQPEARSNIFTFMFLGVGVLEAVPFIAIALAFYILLVVAKVPQIITALVK
- a CDS encoding ATP synthase F0 subunit B, whose translation is MFLSLDKTLIVQLINFAIFFAILNVIFLRPVGKAIRERREYINSLTNDYDRYQAEAASLRAQAESVRGAARREAEALLAKTRAQTSNETAEIAVRYAQQATQAVESAHEVVAGELANARANDERTIRELADLLVDRAVAEVRS